From one Rosa rugosa chromosome 4, drRosRugo1.1, whole genome shotgun sequence genomic stretch:
- the LOC133744108 gene encoding uncharacterized protein LOC133744108: MSVTAGVSDTVIAIRDKLRGKIGQTKVKRYWPGKAPEWGDDADEDGDIRVSAAASLEKAFPTQDYSDIARKDDPRLRRLAESRIDNREDVRADHRRIRQAEIVSTIEEEARRQEGIDAEEEDPDALEERRRRIKERLREREQEEAALLPSEDEEEDKEEEEEEEESEYSTDSEDEHGGMMMLKPVFVPKAERDTIAERERIEAEELALEEARKKKLEERKRETKQIVVEEIRKDEEIQKSMEQDANIADIDTDDELNEAEEYEAWKAREIARIKRDREEREAMLKEKEEIERVRNMTEEERREWERKNPKPAPKPKQKWRFMQKYHHKGAFFQSDADDHAATVGTDGIFTRDFSAPTGEDKMDKTILPKVMQVKHFGRSGRTKWTHLVNEDTTDWNNPWTYNDPLRAKYNAKMAGMNAPIEKPRGSKKLKDREYH, encoded by the exons ATGTCGGTGACTGCAGGTGTTAGTGACACTGTGATTGCCATTAGGGATAAGCTGAGAGGTAAAATTGGACAGACTAAAGTTAAAAGGTATTGGCCTGGAAAAGCTCCTGAGTGGGGAGATGATGCCGACGAAGATGGCGATATTAGGGTGTCCGCGGCTGCCTCCCTGGAGAAAGCCTTCCCCACTCAGGATTATTCCGATATTGCAAGGAAAGATGATCCTAGGCTGCGTCGTTTGGCTGAGAGCAGGATAGATAATCGCGAGGATGTTAGGGCTGATCACAGGCGTATCCGCCAGGCTGAAATTGTTTCAACTATTGAAGAGGAAGCCAGGAGGCAGGAAGGGATAGATGCCGAAGAAGAGGATCCTGATGCTTTAGAGGAAAGGAGAAGAAGGATTAAGGAAAGGTTGCGTGAGAGGGAGCAAGAAGAAGCTGCACTCCTCCCCTCcgaagatgaggaagaagataaggaagaagaggaggaggaagaggaatcGGAGTATTCAACTGACTCAGAAGATGAGCATGGTGGTATGATGATGCTCAAGCCAGTCTTTGTTCCCAAGGCTGAGAGAGATACCATCGCTGAACGTGAGCGAATTGAGGCAGAAGAACTGGCCCTTGAGGAAGCAAGGAAGAAAAAATtggaagagaggaagagagagacaaAGCAGATTGTGGTTGAGGAAATCCGAAAGGATGAAGAGATACAGAAAAGTATGGAACAGGACGCTAACATTGCTGATATTGATACTGATGATGAACTTAACGAGGCAGAGGAGTATGAAGCTTGGAAGGCAAGAGAGATTGCCAGGATCAAGAGGGATAGGGAGGAAAGAGAAGCAATGTTGAAGGAAAAGGAAGAGATTGAAAGAGTAAGAAATATGACAGAGGAAGAGAGGAGGGAATGGGAGAGGAAGAATCCTAAACCTGCACCAAAACCAAAGCAAAAGTGGAGGTTCATGCAGAAGTACCACCACAAAGGTGCTTTCTTCCAGTCAGACGCAGATGACCATGCTGCAACTGTGGGAACAGATGGAATTTTCACTCGTGATTTCTCTGCTCCAACTGGAGAAGATAAAATGGACAAAACTATATTGCCGAAGGTCATGCAGGTCAAGCATTTTGGTCGTAGTGGAAGGACAAAATGGACCCATCTTGTCAATGAGGATACTACTGACTGGAACAATCC GTGGACCTACAATGATCCTCTTCGGGCAAAGTATAATGCTAAAATGGCCGGAATGAATGCACCTATAGAAAAACCCAGAGGAAGCAAGAAATTGAAGGATCGGGAGTATCATTGA
- the LOC133745656 gene encoding pentatricopeptide repeat-containing protein At5g64320, mitochondrial → MLKIPKLWHPLTKKLQSLINTHRFGIFSAGYVKGSNDNGFESENEWERLLKPFDLNELRKSLVQITPVQLCKLLELPLDVPTSMEMFELVGAQRGYSHSFDVYYMLIDKLGAAGEFKVMDRLLMQIKDEGMVFRESIFIMIMKHYGRAGLPGQATRLLLDMRGVYSFEPTFKSYNAVLDILVAGNCPKVAPNVFYDMLSRGISPNVYTFGLVLKAFCMVNEVDSACSLLRDMTKHGCVPNSVVYQTLIHALARNERVNEALRLLEEMFLMGCTPDVQTFNDIIHGLCKVNRIQEAAKLVDRMLLRGFSPDEITYGVLMNGLCRTGQVDEARALLNKVPSPNAVLFNTLINGYVTSGRFDEAKVVYCDGMLGSSCDLDVYTFNILIRGLCKKGSLASARELISEMETKGCKPNVITYTILVDGLCKEGQLQEAGDVLNEMSYKGLGPNIVGYNCLISALCKDGKVHEALKLFSEISSKGCKADIFTFNSLIFGLCKVDRMEEALGLYHDMLLEGVIANTVTYNTLIHGFLTGGAIQEALKLVNEMVSRGCPLDKITYNGLVKALCRAGAVEKARGLFEEMMRTGLHPDSISCNILINGLCKSGKVYEALEFLRDMIHRGLMPDIVTYNSLINGMCKMGHIWEALNLFDRLQAEGVCPDAITYNTLISWHCKEGMINDACLLLHRGVTNGFIPNHVTWYILVSNLSKERGYVHQGFI, encoded by the coding sequence ATGTTAAAAATTCCAAAACTTTGGCATCCTCTGACCAAAAAGTTGCAATCTTTGATCAATACTCACCGTTTTGGGATTTTCTCAGCTGGGTATGTTAAGGGTAGCAATGACAATGGTTTTGAGTCAGAGAATGAGTGGGAGAGGTTGCTTAAGCCATTTGACCTCAATGAACTTCGGAAATCACTCGTTCAAATTACCCCAGTTCAGCTTTGTAAGTTACTTGAACTCCCACTTGACGTGCCCACGTCAATGGAAATGTTCGAATTGGTGGGTGCCCAGAGGGGATATAGCCATTCATTTGATGTGTACTATATGTTGATTGATAAGCTTGGCGCGGCGGGGGAGTTTAAGGTCATGGATAGGTTGTTGATGCAGATTAAAGATGAAGGGATGGTTTTTAGAGAGTCCATTTTCATTATGATCATGAAACATTATGGCAGAGCGGGCTTGCCTGGTCAGGCGACTAGGCTGCTTCTGGATATGAGAGGGGTTTATTCTTTTGAACCTACTTTCAAATCTTACAATGCTGTTTTGGATATACTGGTGGCTGGGAATTGCCCCAAGGTGGCACCCAATGTGTTCTATGACATGTTGAGTAGGGGCATCTCTCCCAATGTTTACACATTTGGGCTGGTTTTGAAGGCATTTTGTATGGTTAATGAGGTGGATTCTGCATGCTCGCTTCTTAGAGACATGACGAAGCATGGGTGTGTGCCGAATTCTGTGGTTTACCAGACTCTTATACATGCCCTCGCCAGAAATGAGCGAGTGAATGAAGCATTGAGACTTTTGGAGGAAATGTTCTTGATGGGTTGCACTCCTGATGTTCAGACTTTTAATGATATTATCCATGGTCTCTGCAAGGTCAATCGGATTCAGGAGGCAGCAAAGTTGGTTGATCGGATGCTTTTGCGGGGTTTTTCTCCTGATGAGATAACTTATGGAGTTTTAATGAACGGATTATGTAGAACAGGGCAAGTTGATGAAGCAAGGGCATTGTTAAATAAAGTGCCTAGCCCGAATGCTGTGCTTTTCAATACCTTGATTAATGGTTATGTTACCAGTGGACGCTTTGATGAAGCCAAAGTTGTCTACTGTGATGGCATGCTGGGTAGCAGCTGTGACCTTGATGTTTATACATTTAACATTCTGATTCGTGGACTTTGCAAGAAGGGCAGTTTGGCTTCTGCTCGTGAATTGATCAGTGAGATGGAAACTAAGGGCTGCAAGCCCAATGTGATAACTTACACGATATTGGTTGATGGGTTATGCAAGGAAGGTCAACTGCAGGAAGCTGGTGATGTTTTAAATGAGATGTCATACAAGGGTCTTGGTCCGAATATCGTGGGATACAATTGTCTAATATCTGCTCTCTGCAAGGATGGAAAGGTCCATGAAGCTTTAAAGTTGTTCAGTGAAATCTCAAGCAAAGGATGTAAGGCAGACATATTTACCTTTAATTCTTTGATATTTGGATTGTGCAAGGTTGATAGGATGGAAGAGGCATTGGGATTGTACCATGATATGTTATTGGAGGGTGTTATTGCCAACACTGTAACTTATAACACATTAATTCATGGTTTTCTGACTGGAGGTGCGATCCAAGAAGCACTGAAGCTTGTAaatgaaatggtgtctagaggATGCCCTCTTGACAAAATAACCTATAATGGGTTAGTAAAGGCACTCTGCAGAGCTGGGGCTGTTGAAAAAGCAAGGGGATTGTTTGAAGAAATGATGAGGACAGGACTTCATCCAGATAGTATCTCATGCAATATTTTGATTAATGGCCTCTGTAAAAGTGGCAAAGTATATGAAGCCCTTGAGTTCCTAAGGGATATGATTCATCGTGGTTTAATGCCCGATATAGTCACTTATAATAGCCTGATAAATGGTATGTGCAAGATGGGACACATTTGGGAAGCTTTGAATCTCTTTGACAGATTACAAGCTGAAGGGGTATGCCCTGATGCTATTACTTATAACACTTTGATCAGTTGGCATTGCAAAGAGGGCATGATTAATGATGCTTGTTTGCTTCTACATAGAGGTGTGACTAATGGATTCATACCAAATCATGTGACATGGTATATATTGGTCAGCAACCTGTCTAAAGAAAGAGGTTATGTCCATCAGGGCTTTATTTAA